The DNA window CTATAGCGATTTATATTATACGGTCCCGGTTCAGAGGGGACGATTGCTTGgtgttttatagaaaaaaatcaaacacatatttataaaaaaaataatttataaataaaaattttatatacgtatgttttcataaaaataatcttctaaatttaaagtaaaagaattaaattttagcttataaatataaacataaacaaataaataaatagatggGGCGAAAATCGATGACCCGGTTAGTGGCGCTCGCGATTGACTGCGCCATGCCGCGATGAATCCTTGATGTGAAACTCTAACGATAGCGTACCTGTCCTCCTCCCCGTGAAACCAATCGTTTCCCCCACCGGCCACGGCGCCGccaaccaccaccacgcgCAGGATGGCCGGCGACATGGGCAGCGGATCGACCAGATGATAGGACCGTTATTGTTAAaagatctattttttaaaaaatgacttataaataaaaaattttatatatgtgtttttagcggtTTATCAGCAAAAGctgacaaataaaatttaataaaaaactttaaaattaagattgaatatttaaattttatcttataaacataagaaatatTCCTTACGAGTAAAAGTGTAAGTAGGCCAACCCGCTTATAGACCAATTAAGCAAGTAGCCAGTTGGATTATCTACTTAATTGATCTATAAGTGGGTTCGCGGACCGACTCACTTTATACCCCTAGGTCTGAGTACGGGCGGCTGCCAATGGCATCCCATTTTGACAACCTTTTCCCTCCGCCGTGACACGAATCAACGCAAGCGTGTCGTGTCATTGTGTGTACCAGCAGTGTCCAGCACCGCAAATATTACGCTTGCTTGCATgtacacacgcacacacacgaCACTCACCAGAAACCTGGTGCTGCTGTAAATGGCTTGCCCAGTTACGCTAGCCACCTCTATGGCTGCACGTCTGTCGGTACAAACAACCAACACTCCCCCATTGGCTTTCTTTCCTTCAGCCAGAGCCCAGAAGTGGTTACTTCACCAATCATCCAAAGCAACAGTACAGGTTTTGTTCTTTCTCATTTGAgagaggcaaaaaaaaaaaagaaaaatctctgGTGCTGCTCATATTAGAGAGGGAGGGAAAGGCAATGTACCATCTGCTTCTATGTGTTCCTGTACTTAGGCAGAAAGATCGACTCGTTGTTTTTTGAGTTTGTGGTCCGCACCATTGACAACCACTCCATTATCTTGTACTACCATGTTAACTAATACTGTACTAACCACCAACCAAATGCATCGACTTCAGTCGCCTCTCTTGTTGGACCTGTGTTATCAGCGCAAgctcggtttttttttttttttgattgtcTAAAGACTCTAAAGCCGCCAAAGTAGAGCTTTTCCGTTTAATTTGCACTAGTTCAGAAACACTTGAATTGAATTAACTCTCGCCCAACACAAACACAGCCGGTTAATTTCTTTCCAGCCTGGACTAGTGCAAAATGGAAAACTCTTGATTAGACGATCTAGACTGATCGACCTTTTACGGAGAACGTTTCGCTCGTTCTCACTGTTGCTACGCTGGTTAACTAACTGACTTAGCATGAACTACCACTCGTTATTCTGCAGTACTGCTCATTGACCGGTTAATATATTAGTGAACAATATTGTATAAGTAATATTGTAGAGGATCCCAACCCCTATCGCTCTAATCCGTCACTTGGTATTTAATATGGTTTATGACCCGATGATGCCAACTGCAAAGCTCTTATCAATAAGAGCTTGATCGATACGTGACCGATTTCTTGGTTACGTGCCCGGGTTGTACGCTGTAGCACGCAACAGCTGCAAAGTCATATTTATGATCGCCACTCCTTATCTGTaacatgaaaagaaataatGAAGTATTGTTGCATGATTGTTTGGATAATTTGATCATGTGATGATATGTCCAAACTCCATTGGGAATGAAAAATCATGAGCTGGCACATTTATATAATCTGATGCCCTAGTTGCATAATAGCCGTACATCGTTATACGTCACTGTCTAATTAATCACTAGACTGCTAAAAATTCCGCGACAAGATGATGTACGGACGGGAAATAGTAGCTTCGTAAAAGTACTAGAATTTCATCACGATTTCGGTAAAGATTGGATGAAGTGACCCGTGCAAAAAATTAACGACGGGTGCCGCTGAATTTGTTGCAGATTTCCAGCACCTGAACAGCACGGGCCTGCACCTGGAGCTGCACCACCCGCGGAGCCCCTGCTCGCCGGTGCCGGTCCCGGCCGACCTCCCGTTCTCGGCGGTGCTCACCCACGACGATGCGCGCATCGCGTCGCTGGCCGCGCGCCTCGCCAAGACGCCCTCGGCGCGCCCCACCTCCCTCgaagacgacgccgccgccgccgccggcctcgccggaTCCCTCGCGTCCGTGCCGCTCAGCCCGGGCGCGTCGGTGGGCGTGGGCAACTACGTGACCCGCATGGGCCTcggcacgccggcgacgcAGTACGTGATGGTCGTCGACACGGGGTCCTCGCTCACCTGGCTGCAGTGCTCCCCGTGCCTCGTGTCGTGCCACCGGCAGTCCGGCCCGGTGTTCAACCCCAAGGCGTCGAGCACCTACGCCTCCGTGTCGTGCTCCGCGCAGCAGTGCGACGACCTCTCCTCCGCCACGCTCAACCCCTccgcctgctcctcctccaacGTCTGCATCTACCAGGCCAGCTACGGCGACAGCTCCTTCTCCGTCGGCTACCTGAGCAAGGACACCGTGTCGTTCGGCTCGACGTCGCTGCCCAACTTCTACTACGGTTGCGGCCAGGACAACGAGGGGCTCTTCGGCCGCTCCGCCGGCCTCATCGGCCTCGCCCGCAACAAGCTCTCGCTCCTGTACCAGCTCGCGCCAAGCCTCGGCTACTCCTTCACCTACTGCCTcccgtcgacgtcgtcgtcggggtACCTGTCCCTCGGCTCGTACAACCCGGGCCAGTACTCGTACACGCCCATGGTGTCGAGCTCGCTCGACGACTCGCTCTACTTCATCAAGCTGTCCGGGATGACGGTCGCCGGGAGCCCGCTATccgtgtcgtcgtcggcgtaCTCCAGCCTGCCGACGATCATCGACTCCGGCACGGTGATCACGCGCCTGCCCACGAGCGTGTACTCGGCGCTGAGCAaggcggtggccgccgccatgAAGGGGACCTCGCGCGCGTCGGCGTACTCCATCCTCGACACGTGCTTCAAGGGCCAGGCCTCGCGGGTCAGCGCGCCGGCGGTCACCATGTCcttcaccggcggcgcggtgcTCAAGCTGTCGGCGCAGAACCTGCTCGTCGACGTCGACAGCTCCACCACCTGCCTGGCGTTCGCGCCCGCCAGGAGCGCCGCCATCATCGGGAACACGCAGCAGCAGACGTTCAGCGTCGTCTACGACGTTAAGAGCAGCAGGATCgggttcgccgccggcggctgcaGCTGAGAATTCACCGACACTTTTCTCCTAAATTAATGCGCAACAACGTATTCGCCATTCCTTCTCCGATAGTTAGCTTATCAATTCATCAGCCACACAAGCTTTTACATTGCATGAACACATGAACAAGGTCGTAGGTAAAAATGAATTGGTAAAAGTGTTCTGCTCTAGCATTTAGAtataaacaaaacacaaaaacaaatatagtgGTATTTAATTTATGTTGGTGAGGCTGGCCAGGTGGTGCAAAGTAACGTGAAAAGTGGAACAGCAACGACGCCAGAAaatgataaatacacaaatccaGTAGAGGTGACATTTCTAGCTTATCATGTAGTAATTCTTTGGCAAGTACCGGCCAAATATATGTACTTTGTAAAGGTAAATTAATTGTGGATTGCATGTATACCTGCTTCTTCTTTGGTAGTAGTAAGTAGAAAAACTTCAAAACTGTAAGCCAGACATGCTGTATTCatatatgtacgtacgtacgtactttggacaattaaattaagttgatTTATATACTCCAAAGGATTATATATTGCTGCTAAATTTTCAGATACTTTTGCAAATGTATGATTGGACATATATAAGCCGAACAAGTGGTTCTATATATGCAAAGCAGAGCACTAGTTGCATCGGTTGTTATTGGCGAGAATAAAGAGAGCTAGAGAGACTTTAGTCGCTAGAATGTTGCACTCTCTTTCAATAATTGCAACACAGAAAGCGCAACCACACAACACAAGTAGTCAAGCACGTACCGCGCCTTCTGATGATGGACGAAAAGATACGAGATGGGCCAAGACGACGCCGTACGTCCTGGCGAGGTGGCGAGGCAACGCAACGCAACGCATAGCCATTCTGTTCTTGCGTCAAAGCATGGCTACCTAGCTGGCTTTGGTTCTAACATTGATTTCTACCTTTTGACGAACACGAATGGATGCCAATGGAgtcttttgagatttttctaCTTTTCGACGAACACGAAACGGCTGCCAATGTGCACATTGACATGCTTTGAAAGCAGGGAAACGCTATGAAACATTACCGGCCCCATTTTTTAGCTGTTTTGAAGCATAAGTGTACATGTTATTTGTGATCCACGAGCAAAAAccgaaaaacaaactacaataaaatgaTCACAAATTAGcttaagtataaacataagaaaaagatagCATCGACTTCTCCTGCTTCATCACGTGCTGCTGATCTATCGGCGGCTAATAACTTGGACTTCATTAACTGAGCGGCGCAATGGCTGGTGCTCTGCATCGATCCGAGCCATTTGGATCGACTGATAATCTGATCCTCTTCCGGGGTACGTATCCATAATCCATCACCGGAGTCGCCGTCGACCGGTAGCACGTCGCCGTCCGGCTCGACCCCGCCCGCGAGCCGGCACGCCATGGAtggcacgcacgcacacgcaCACGCACATACATCTTTTCCGGTGCCCGGCCGGTGGGCGTCGTGCCAgcgtccatccatccaaccaggTGCGGTGTGGTGTGCTATCATCATGCACGCAGCACGCTAGTGCTGCGTGTCCTATCGAAACGCCATGAGAGATTGAGAGAGACGCAGACGCAGACGCGCTTGTTGACATGCTTCCGTTGTTGCGTGCGGAGGTTGGACTTTCGGAGATTTGGGCCCGGCTGTGGGGACTGTGCGTTCTTCGAAGAAAACCGAACAacatatctataaataaaaaataatttatgtatagtacttatatatatcatatgaaaaaataagatttttacTCTCATCTTTACTTTTATACCTTGAAGTACCGATACCTCGCGGTTCTAAATCTTTTTCTGATCACTGGATCTagagttttactctcatcatttcttttgtatcttgaggtatcaaatcgtttctcatcattggatctagctaagtaggatatGCACTGTTGGacccaacgatcagaaacaatttggtacctcgaagTACAGAAGAAACgatgggagtaaaactcaaaaaattaaaaaaataaagtatgatttaaaaaccttaaaattaattttaattaagattaaatatttaaattttaacatatactTATGGATGAACGAAAAAGAAATGTGGTTGTCTGTGCGTTATATCGCATGGAAGTCGACGTGTTGCTCTTCTCGCGTGAGACGCTTCCTCGATATGGACGGGAGAGGTGCGCGTCTGTTGACGCGACGGGTTAATTGGTTTTCCGCTCTCGCGAACAGCCTCGTGACCGTCGACGTTTCGTTTGCGACGGGGAGTAGTACATGGCAACGGCATTTATGTGGAAGTTTTGGTCGTAGCTAGTGATCGATGCAGGAGTACGTGTGGGTGGGCATCGAGGCTGCGCCTGCACGCGCGTGCGGGTGGTACGTGCTGCGCGCCGTGAGAGGTGAGAACTGGACCGCCCGTTTGCCGGTCTGCTCGGCCCAACGGCACGACACACGCGTGCGTGCGCCGGGACGATGGATTTGACGGGTTCCTCCTGTGGGCTGTGGTATTTCTTTCCACGCGGCAGTGTGGCTGCGCAGTGGAGGCCATTCGGGCCGTGGAGGCGTAGGAACACGGCCCCGAGCAGCCCGCGAGTGTTCTCGGGTCTCGGTCATGGTCGGGCCCTGTGGCCTGTGTGGGTGCGGAACGGCGCATCGCTCGCGTCGCGTTCGGCCTTTCATCGCTGCATCGGTGAGGTGGGCCGGTTCCCCAGGTTGCCAGTCTGCCACGCCTAGAGTGTAGTTGTGCGGGTAAGGTTATTACGAGGTCTACCTCAATCCGCGTTGGTagaaaaatcttttatataaagAGAAGTCTCTTAAGCTAActctttataattataaactaattaatttttcgttCGCATTCTATCCGATCAATATCTTTGATTAGAGTATCTTAAGTTGACTCTTTATAATTATAGATTCTCGTTTGCATTTCATCCGGTCGGAGCCTTTGATTAGAGTCAACACGCGTACAAAGTAgattttcttcttgtttcCTTGCATTTTATGCGTCAAGAGTCAATGTTTTGCTAACTACATGCAAAAactcattttctctctcctatcatCTCTTCCATGTCAGCATT is part of the Oryza brachyantha chromosome 2, ObraRS2, whole genome shotgun sequence genome and encodes:
- the LOC102700025 gene encoding aspartyl protease family protein At5g10770-like yields the protein MALHLLLLLAFSLLFAVATPIRDITDDVCSSQIKDFQHLNSTGLHLELHHPRSPCSPVPVPADLPFSAVLTHDDARIASLAARLAKTPSARPTSLEDDAAAAAGLAGSLASVPLSPGASVGVGNYVTRMGLGTPATQYVMVVDTGSSLTWLQCSPCLVSCHRQSGPVFNPKASSTYASVSCSAQQCDDLSSATLNPSACSSSNVCIYQASYGDSSFSVGYLSKDTVSFGSTSLPNFYYGCGQDNEGLFGRSAGLIGLARNKLSLLYQLAPSLGYSFTYCLPSTSSSGYLSLGSYNPGQYSYTPMVSSSLDDSLYFIKLSGMTVAGSPLSVSSSAYSSLPTIIDSGTVITRLPTSVYSALSKAVAAAMKGTSRASAYSILDTCFKGQASRVSAPAVTMSFTGGAVLKLSAQNLLVDVDSSTTCLAFAPARSAAIIGNTQQQTFSVVYDVKSSRIGFAAGGCS